Below is a window of Trichosurus vulpecula isolate mTriVul1 chromosome 4, mTriVul1.pri, whole genome shotgun sequence DNA.
ATCCTGAGCACAAGTTGTCTACAAAACATTGTGAGAGTGGCccagtcattttggaaagcaaccggcaactgttcttgatgaaaacaccCGTACCCTCTGATCCAAAGATTCCACAGCTAGACGTATGTGTGCCAAGGAAGTCAGTGATAGGAAGAAAGCCCCAAAGGCCCCCCAATACTTACAGCAGCACTACCTTTTAGAATTGGGAAGAAAATAGAGGCCCAATTATTGGGGGATGGCTAACCAAGTTGTagcatgtgaatgtgatggaatatttacTGCGCCCTAAGAAATAACAGAtaggggaaagacagagaaacctgggaagatctaaATGAACTGAGACAGAGTGAAGCAAGCCGAACCTAGAAAACAGGATTGGCACCGTGAGCACAAGCCAagtcaagaggcatttattaagcgcctactatgtgccaggctccgtgctaagtgctgagggtaGAGAGAAAGGCAAACAACCAAACAGAAAACTCTTCAACAGTGAAACTGCCAAGAACACCGCCATGACACTGACCAAAATGGTCCCAAAGGAGAGTTGAGAAAACACCTCCATCCCCTCCTCATAGAGGCGGGGCCTGTGGGTGTGGAGTACAGTGCCGCTTGTGCTGTTAGACTGGTGGACGGCTTGGCTCCTCTCTTCTGATTCTTTGCTCCAAGTCATGGCTcattgggtgggggaggtggaggtggctTTGGAAATGAGGGGGACAGAAAAACCAAGGCATCAGGCTGAATGAGAGCCAGAAGACGACTAGCGATGAGATCCAGGGTGGCCCACGGGAGAAACGAGAACTCAAAGGAAGCTGGAGGCAGGTGGGGAGGTTCTTCTTCTGAGATGTTGCAGCATCAAAGAGgcagaagctggagaaaatcccCAGAAGGAAGCCCCCAACCATCTGCTGTGCATCAGAAAAGGCAAAGAGCAGAGCCAGTGCCTCCCTCCCAGTAGAGGTGGGGGCTTCTGGGGGCCGAATGGTGTGTAGGCGGCTGAGGTGGTTTTGTTGGTTGTGAAGCCTTGCCTgattctcctcccccacccctcctcctacTGGTTCTTGAaccttcttccctctgagatctaACCCTGTATACATCTTATATGCACCCAATTATTTACGTGTTGTCCTCCAttggaatgggagctccttgaaggcaggggctgggtttttgcctttctttgtaccttcagTGCTtcgcactgtgcctggcacacagtaagcgcttaataaatgttgatttgttgactgactgactggtttTGCTTACTCATCATTCTTTGTTTCCAAGGAGGGTTCACCGGTGGAGGCCCTTTGGGAAATGATTTCACTGGCCCAGCCGGAAGCTGCCCTTGCTTAATACCCCAAAGGTTTGTGGGATCCTGCAGCCAGTGCCAACGCCCTCCATTTTCTGTTCCAGAACCAATAGAAGAAGTTTGAGGTTTAGCATCAAGTGAGCTTCTCAGAACAATGCTGGCTACCCGGTTCTCCAGGTCTCTGGCGAGGCTTGCCAGGAACCCCTCCGGTTTCCTAAATGTTCAGAATACCAAAAGGTAAGAAAGTAGGAAGGACCACTCTCCTGAAGCTTGACCAGGAAGTTCCTGTTACCATTCTCTGCTCAGGAGCATCGTGCTCAGTCCAGGGAAGGACAAGTAGGAGAGAGTCCAGAAGAGGGGGAGGACTTTGAGGCCGACCACCTGGGGCTGCTTGAGGGGCCTGGAAATGTTTAGACCGGAGGAGAGAAGATGCTCTATTAGTCATTCACTCAGAACCCCAGCTTTTGGGGGCATCACATCTGATCTGACTCAAGGTCAGCTCTAGGCCCCAGGGTGGGCTTGGTGGGCACAGTCCAGCCTGGAGTGCCCTCCAAAGCCCTGGGCTTTGGGTCTGCTCTCTGTTCCCATCTGCCTGCCCTCTTGGCTCTGGGCTTCCACGGCAAATCACACAGAGCTAAGGGAGAGTCCAGAGCCAAGTTCCAGCTAAGCTGTCCAGCACCCTAAATGTCCAAGCCCTGCCCTCTGCCCCCTTCACTGCTGCGTCTTTCCTTGCAGGCCAAGGCAAGAACTGCCCCAAACACATTCCACCGTGGCTGGCTCAAAGGCCTTTGGGACCCAAGGAGGAGAGGTGAGCAGCCTCGCTGTTTCTGAGACGCCAGGCCTTCAGTTAGAATGTGGGGAAAGTGCAGGGAACCCCCTGAGCAGACTCCTCAGCCTTGGTGATGAGACTGGTATCAGGGTCTTGATTTAGGTCCTGATGACCCTAGGTTCCTTTGGAAGGGGGTGAGGGTGCGGAACCATTTCCTAGACCCTAATGAAGAGCCTCTGACTTCTTCCTGAAACCAGGGTCTAAGGAAGGAGCATGACCAACAAGAGAACCCCATAAATATAAACGGCCATCTTGCCACTGGCTCCTCTCAGGCAgccgataagcatttattaagtagctactctGTATACTGGCCAAGGTCCCCCGATGGTCAGTGCTGGAGTCAGTGTCAGCACCCACTCCCAGCCTCTGGTCTCGTCTGGGATGCAGGCTCAggctccctctcttttctcttggaGACTTGAGCCCCCATCAGTGCTGGTTGCTCTTAGTTTCTTGAAGAGTTGGCCGTGTCCCTGGggttcctttccctcccctccccaccctttggGATGCCAGGGTTCCAGAGCAGGTTCATTAACAGGCCTCCTCTGGGTCATGTGCTTCAGCCTCCCTCACAGCTCCACAATAAGGCTGTGTTAGTCACCGGCTGCGACTCGGGCTTTGGCCTCTCCATGGCCAAACATCTGCACTCTCAGGGCTTCCAGGTGTTTGCCGGCTGCCTTTtcaaggtaggaaagggccaccTGACAGATCTTGGTGGGTGCCCCACCTCCATACCCCTCCTGTGCACTCCCCACCTTTCctggcccctccccctctctgggcaTCATCACAGGCTCCACCTCCAGGATCTCCCTGCCTGGGTGGGCCACTGGCCAAGCAACTAGTCAGGATGGGGAGCTGGAGGACCCTGAGGACCCTGGCTCCTTGGCTGCTGCAGGCACTGCCTGCCCTGGGCACACAGGCACTCACTCTGACTCTATGTTGTCATGGCCCCACGTTGGGTCTACCACTGTAGTCATGGGATCCTCCaagctggaagggccttcagaggcCCAAAttctctgttttacaaatgaggaaactgaggaaaagctTTTGCctggagccaggattcaaacttgggttcTGTAACCCCAAATTCTGTGGTCTTCCCACAGACATTTGCAAATGCCTGGAAGCCCATATTCTTGTAGCCTCAGGTTTACACAGTACCCTTAGACATGTACCCTTGCCCTGCTCTGTGCGTACACCCCTAGCAGAGGTCTGGGTCACCAGTGGATTTCACTAGAGGAGGTGGAAGCTCATGGACTAGGCTATTTGAAGGGAAGGCACAACCCTGTCTTGTTCCAGGAAAGGCTGATTGATGGTGGTCCCACTCACAGGTCTCTCCCTGCAGACCAGGGCCTCCACCGGGGCTCTGTgtctcctccctgccccttcccAGCCAGGGACCCCGTCCCTCCTCATCACCAGCCAGgggttccttccctcctcctccttcctcctccatggTTCCTTTGGGGTCTCTGCTCTGGCTGCTGAGGCTGGAAGTGCCCCAGCCAGAGTCCATTCCCCCGGAGGGAGGTCTTTTCTCGAGCTCTCTCGTTTTCTCCACTGTCTCCTGGCCCTTTCCTGACCTCCTCTGGGTGGCTCCGGGTCAGGAAAGCTCCTCCTGGCCCTGAGTTCTTAATGTTCTCTCATCTCTGAAGCCTGGGCCCTTTGTCTGAACTTTCCAAGGGCAATCCTAGAATGCCCCAAGCAGAGGGGCCGGGGAGGGCCTCCTCTCCACGCCTGTCCATGTCATCCATGCCTCTTGTGTCCTCCCATGTTCTCCTGCCCCTGTCTTCTGAGCTCAGGGGATGGTCCGGGGTCTCCAGAAGATCTCTTTTCTCATGCCTCTCATCCCAGTCTGCAAGATGGGCTCTGGGACCAGCAGCAGCTTGTTCACCTGCACTCTGGACAGTCAGAATAATTGCTTTTAAAAGCTCTGAAAATAATTGACTCCACTATAATGCTGATACTCCAGCTTTTCAAGATCTTCCTGGATCCCAACTCCCCTTGGGTGTTtgctctcccagctccatgttgTGTAAAAATTTGCCAAGCACACCAACTCTGCCTCCATCTCTGCCACTGATCAAACTGTTACACAGAATGGGGCCAAGCTCAGAGCCCTGGGCCCCTCCCCTGGAGACCTGTCCACAAACGGGCCAGATACCCTCACAATGACTGGGCTATTTCACCCACATCTCTCTGTTTTCCACAATCACGGCAGGAGAGATTTTGAACGATGCTTTGCTGATCTCTAAgggctgtcttttctttcttcccatctcAAGTGAGTCTGGCCTGATTTCTTGAGTAAGGCTGGCTGGCTCTTTGGAACACTGAGGTGTCAAAAACCAGCCCTATCATGACTTCATCGAGAATTCTCCTCGGTGTCAGTCAAGGGCACATGTTGGTGTTTTGgaccctctcttctttttaaagaaatcagaTCAACATTGGCCCTTCTCCAGGCCCCTggtgcctcctggcttctccagGTCTTTGGGTCAGAAGGCCCATCTTCCAGCACATTTTCTCTGAATCCTGCAGGAGAGGGACACCCAGCCTGGTGGCCAGAGGCTGCCCCACCATCTCCCAATCTCTCTGGGGTTCAGACTCAGACTAAGCCGCTTTGGCTTGTCCTTGGGAGGGAGCAGAGATCCAAGGAAGAGTCTGGGGTTCTACTGTCTCACTGCCAtgctttggagctggaaggggcctagAGGCTACTGAGTCCAAACTgcacatttcacagataaagaaactgaggcattctTGGGAACCAGAGGCAGGGAACCAGacacctcctctctccctcactggAGGGCCCCTAGAAGAGTCTGGGTGGCCACCCATGGGGACATTGTAGTGGAAATTTCAATGGTCACTGAGCTTTCTCCCTGCTCCCATGTGTGGTGAGGAGTGGATTGGAACTGGGGACTTTTTCTCTGAGGGAACCCTTCCCCTTCTGAGCTCCAGGATGTTTCTGGGAGTCCCTGTTGCAGGTACCTTCCCACTCTGCCTGCTGTCCTTCTCAGCTCAGTTTTTACTGGGTCAGAGGTCAGTCTTAACCCAGgcttctggtgtgtgtgtgtgtgtggtgtgccTAGGATAAAGGAGAAGCAGGTGCCAAAGAGCTGGATGCCATGAATTGTAGCCGGATGAAAACTGTCCAGCTGAATGTCTGCAAATGTGCTGAGGTGAACAGTGCCATAGAGATAATCCAGGAGAACCTGAAAGACCCCAAGAAAGGTAGGTTGGGTGTCCCAAGGACCAAGGATTTTCTGAAGTGATAGACTGGGAATAAGGcaatctcccctcccccgccctttGGCCCCCTCCACTGATGGAGGCTAAGAAGGGTCATCAGGGAGAGGACAATGGGCTGGAGAGAGGCCTTAAAGCTCGAAGCAGCTACTAGGCCTCAGCCACAAACCCAGAAGGCCAACAGtggcctccttcccctcccaagaACAACTTGTATTTAggactttttttgaacatctgaatTGTTTCCAATCCACCCCACCCACACCCAGAATAATAACTTTGCCTTTCCTGATCTATGCACATGTTGGCAAACTCCAGCACCCAGCGCAAtgtttggcatacagtaggtgccaaataaatgtgtgttgaatggGATTGGTGGGAGAAAGAGGCTCTTGGAAAGAGGAGTGGGTGGTTTATCAGCACCATTCAAAAAGTGTTTTTACGAAAAAGAATGTACCGGAACATGGATGCATCATAAGCTTTtaataatacttgttgactgactgacaaaaccatgaaaaagtgCAAAATAAAGGCTGTGCTTTGGGGAGAAATTTGAATGCTCAGAGGACACTGCACTGTCACATCTGAGAAAATAACCCCGGTGTTTATAGATGTAAGTTTGGTTTTtaattgcaaaaataaataaatgcaaaattgaaaaagcttgaaaagCCCAGGGGATGAGAGAAGTGGCCCTGGTAGCTGCTCTCCCAAAGGTCAAGGTCAGTCCATGCCCAAGGGGCAGCCAGTGttcccctctctgtcttcctccagtGCTGAGGCTCCTGGCTCTCAGAGGCTCGCCAGGTGCGCTAAGTCCTCGCTGGTCCCAGCAGGCTCCACGGGCCTGGAGATGCCCACGTGCAAGGGTCTGGGTGCTACTGTGACTAACAGAGACTGATGACCTCAGCTGCGGAGAAAGGCtcccagagaagaaagaatggtTAACCCAGAGTTCATGCTTGGGATGGTCCAAAGACAAAGAcagcagtctctctctctctctctctctctctctctctctctctctctctctctctctctatctatctatctctctctgtctctctctgtctctctgtttctctctgtctctgtgtgtctctctttctctgtctctctgtttctctctgtgtgtctctgtctctttctctctctgtctctgtctctctctcccctctgtctctgtgtctttatctgtctctctccctctctcccctctctctccttctttttctctctccctctccctcctcccttctctcttcccctctcctcccttccccaacctttccctctcctcccctctcctttcctccatcacacacagacaaacacagaaacagacagagaaagagaaacagagacagagagacggatgTTTTAATGAAAAAAGTCTAGGTGCCCTCAGGCTCTGAGGGGCCTCTAAAGGACTGTGTGTCAGTGTCTTGGGGTGGGGCCCATGAAGGCCTGGCAtgtctgcccccctccccaccccttcccttctgACAAGGCTTTCCCCTCACTGCCTGCCTTTCCATTGTGTGCCTGACACAGAGCATTGTGGGCAGAGTCACTCACTGCCACAAGGACCTGGTGACCTCAGGAGAGACTCTTCCctatcctgagcctcagtttcccctggatgacctctgaggtcccagcCAATTCTAAAGCTGTGATCCCATGACCAGCCTTTGGGAGGCACTGTCCTCCAGACCATCCTTGTGCCCAGAGAAACCAGCCACAGGTTGGGTGTGAATGACCCAGAGATTGTGAACAGGCGGTGGTGGTGGCTGGGGGCCGGGTGTCGGGGGATCCCAGCAGTGGCCGCCATTTGTGGGGTACAGTAGACAGAAGCTGAgtgctaggttcaaatcctgcctgtgatgcttgttacctgggtgaccttggacaggtccctTTTGTAAGAGGAGGCTGCCTAAGACTCGACGGCCTCTAAGCAAAGCGTTGGTTCCCTCCAACCTCATAACCATCCCCCCATAGACTACTGTGTCTctggttttacaggtgaggagactgaggcagcgAGGTGGTCACTTGCCCACCATCCCATAGCTAGTGAGGGTCAGGCAGGGTTCATACCTGATCTCTCCCACCAATGCCCCCTCAGAGGGAGGGACTGAGCCAAGAAACAATCACCTACTGATGACCACATGCTTAGGGTGTGCCAAGCCCTTTGGGGACCACTGGAAGGAGGACTACCCAAAAGGGGATGTGAGGAAGTGGGACAGCCCCATGCAAAGGCACTGAGGTGGGAGAGGGGATCTGGAAATCCACAAGTGCCTGTTTTGGGATGTGAGGCCAGAAAGGCCTGGCCAGAGGAGGTGGCCCTAGTCTCCATCTTGAGCTTCTAGGCCTGCAGGGGCTGCATTCCACATGACCTTTGCCCTCCATCCTAGGGGGCTTCAGCAGCCTCTTGACCCGCCTGTGTGGCTCTCTCCTCTTTATCCCCAGTGGGAATGACGGCCCCTCCCTACTGCCCAGAAGCCTTGGGGGAGAGCCAGGTCTGAGGCCCCTCTGGCATGGCTGTCCATGGCATTCTGGTCATTTCCTCAGCTCCCCCTCTGCCCTGTCTCAGGAGCAGGCACTCTGTTTATTCTTCCTTGGAGTTCAGTAGTGACCAGGACTTCTTGGCCGTGGGCCAGCCTTGCCAGCATCTCTGACCCTGGCATGAACCTCTTGCCATAGTGGCTGGGGGATCTCAGTTGAATAAGATTTCATGTCAGCATCTCAGGGAAAAGATGCTGCCTGAGTCAGGCATTCCCAGGTGCCCCAGGGAAGTGAGTGATGAACTCTGCTTGCCTTTCCAGCTTCCCAGGCAAGGCTTGGTCCTCTCCCCTCACAGGGAAGGAAGCCGAGGGTACATCTTCCTGGCTGAGTCAGCAGCTGCTCAAGCCTCAGCATGTCtgcagggctgggctgggctgggctgggctggcagGAGGGTAAGGCAGGGGGGCACAGctccagggtggggagggggcagaaagaCGCCTTTTTCCTCCAGGCCCCTGGACTTGGAGATGCTGCCAGGTTTCTGGGAGGATTCCACCTACCCTTTGACACCCAGTGATTTCCTTTTCCTAATGAATGCCCTTAATTCTCCTTAATTGAAGGAACCAAAGGGCAGCAAATGAAGACTTAATTTGGGGAGCAGGAAAGGCAGGCAACTTGAGAGAATTGGCTCCCCTTATTTACCCAGTGTTCTCTGATTAACCCCAAAAGGAAAGGCAGGTcagagtagtgtgtgtgtgtgtgcgcgtgtgtgcaaGCACATGTGTTGTGccagcgcacacacacacacacacgcacactctgCCCagccctgcctggaatgctcttcctctcccctctgcctcttggtttccttcagagctcagttCATCGGTGCCCTCCCCTGGGAGGCCTCTGCTTCCCTGCCCACACTAGACCGTTTCCCTCCTAGAAATCACCTTACATTTTCTTTGTACATCTGTTAGATTGACTTCTATAGGTCTCTATCTGTAGAATGTAAGCATTGAGGGAAAggcctctcctcttttctttgcactgctagtacctggcacacagtgggtacaCAATAAGTGCATGTGGATGGGTTCAAGTGTTTCTTTTGGGGTGTTGTGGCAGGTCCCTGGGAGATGCGACCCTGAGGGCCAGAGGACGCTGGGCCAATGGCAGGCAGAATGTGATGGCCCCGGTTCTGCCCATACAGAGGCTGTTCCTTTCTCCCCTGAATCATTCCAGGGCTGTGGGGGCTGGTGAACAACGCGGGCGTCTCAACCTTTGGCGAGGTGGAGTTCACCAGCATGGAGACCTACAAGGAGGTTGCCGAGGTGAACTTGTGGGGAACAGTCCAGACAACCAAGgcttccctcccactccttcgAAGGGCCAGAGGTGAGCATGGCCCCTTCCCAGTAAGCGGGCACCTGGTCAGCGGGCACTTGATCGGTGGGTACCCAATCATTGGGCCCCCTGAAGTGTGTATCACTGGTCTCCCAGGCCTCAGGCCCAGAGGAGCTAAGACTGATACCTCTAAATCAACAACCTCACCTCGGAGAAGAGAAGTAAGATCCTTCCCCAGGGAAGAAGTAGGTgggtggatttgaatccaggccttgtTGGCCacagggatcttagagaccacaGGGTTTAGAAGCACAATCCCCCAACCTGCTGATGACTTCAGAGCCCAGGTCTGAGCCCTGCTCAGGAAGGGTCAGGAGCTCCTCACTACATCTAGGAACCAGTTCTGTCTAGTTAGGCTCCCCCCTGTCCTTCCAGACTGATCCCTCACAactgcccttctctcctcttactgGAAGCCTTCACACATCTTCCCAGGCATTCCCTCTACTAGTAATGCTTACTCTGTTGGTTCAAGGGGTCCCCAAAGTCTTGATGTGGCTGTAGCTGCaccaagactttggggacaccctggaCTTTGCATGTGCTTCTCTGTGTACATGGTGCCATTTACAAGCTCCTCCTCTGACTTGAGACAACCTCCAGGGAAttggggtggtggtgaggaagaggaggtggaCAGGAGCAGGAATCTGTTCCTAACTGGAAGGAATCCTGCCCCTTCTGACCATCCCAGTCTACAGGGATAGTGTGTCAgttctagttctctctctctctctctctctctctctctctcccagtctatccatccatccatccatctggtCTATCATCTATTTCTCCATCTATCTATGCATCCATCTAcgcctccatccatccatccatctatccaactatccatccatccatctctctatccatccatctacctatgtCACTATCCATCCATCCGCCTGTCCATCTATCACCTATCTCTCTATCCAACTATACATCTATCTACCCATTTGTCTATCCATCTGTttatcaatccatccatccatttctctctccatccacctatctctccatccatccatctgtccatctgtttatcatctatccatctaccatTTCTCTATCTagccatccatctctctctccatctgccTATCTCTCTATCCTTCCATCCGTCTGTCCATCTGTTGAtgatctatctattcatctatctatccatctatccatccatctatccatctaactaccatttatctatctagctatccatctatctagctatctctccatccatctatctctccatctctccatccatccatccatctatcactTCACCCATTCCTTCATCCATCTATATTTCTTTCAGCCTCTCCACCATCCATCATCCTTCTGCCTGTatctccatctatccatctacccattcatccttctctctgttccccGACTCCAGCACCACACCCATTTGTGAAGGACCTCCTGTGTACAGACCACTTTCCTGGGCAAGAtgaaaaacagtccttgtcttcaTGGAGCTAATGTCGTGTAGCAAGCACAGGGGCAGAATAGGATGCATAGCCCATTAAGTATAATGCCCAGCAGGATAGCTCCCACTGGAGTGCTCTAGACTGAGAGAagagggtgggaagaggaggTGGCCCCTGACCTGGGCTTTGTTGAAGGTCAAGGTTTCTGAGGAGtacaaaggaggagggagagaacccCGGCCCAGAAAAGCAGCCTTTGTGGGGCAGGGAAGGGCAGGCTTGGGTCAGTTGGGCTGGAATGGAGAAGGCGGCTTATGGGGAGCTGAGGGCCAGACTGGGCAGCAAGGGCTTTCAGGGCCCAGTCGAAGGATGGGGATCTCACTGCTGAAGGTGATTGGGCAAAGTGTCACATGAAGACTAGTGCTTAGGAAGATGACAAGTGGCTGCTGAAGAGAGGATGGATGGGGGGAAGAAAGGTGCTGGAATCAGGCTGTGTGAGAGACTTCTGATCCCCCGGGGAAGAGGCAAGGGAAGGAATGCCAGTGAAAGATGGTAGACATGTCAGATCGCTAAGACTTGGTTGGGTGAGGGGTGAGGAACTGAAGGTTTGAGGTTGAGGTTGAGCTTGGGGGCCTGGATGAGGGTGCCCCCTGCCTGCCCCCACCAGAGATGGAGCCAGTCTGAGGACTGGGGCTTGAGCCCACTCCTGAGGCTTGCTCCCTGTGATGCTCTGGACGGGCGCCCTCCCTTTTCAGGCTCTCAGTTTCCCtggtaaaataaaggggttgggctggatgattcagatcctgccttctATCCCTGTCTCCCTCCATTGTAAGTGGCCCATGAT
It encodes the following:
- the BDH1 gene encoding D-beta-hydroxybutyrate dehydrogenase, mitochondrial, which produces MLATRFSRSLARLARNPSGFLNVQNTKRPRQELPQTHSTVAGSKAFGTQGGEPPSQLHNKAVLVTGCDSGFGLSMAKHLHSQGFQVFAGCLFKDKGEAGAKELDAMNCSRMKTVQLNVCKCAEVNSAIEIIQENLKDPKKGLWGLVNNAGVSTFGEVEFTSMETYKEVAEVNLWGTVQTTKASLPLLRRARGRIVNISSMLGRMASAARSAYCITKFGVEAFSDCLRHEMYPLGVRVSVVEPGNFIVATGLYGPERIRAIAHKMWNDLPEVVRRDYGREYFDEKVQLMEAYCRSGSADITPVIEAVHHALTSKAPYTRYHPMDYYWWLRMQIVTHAPGAFSDMIYGH